The DNA region CCCGCTACGGCCGCCACATCTACGCCGTCGGCGGCAACGCCGAGGCGGCCCGCCGTGCGGGCATCAACGTGCCCAAGATCCGGGCCAGCGTGTTCATCGTCTGCTCGTCGGTGGCCGCGATCGGTGCCATCGTCTACTCCTCGAAGGTAGGGTCGGTCGACCCCCAAGCGGGTGGTCTCAATACGCTGCTGTTCGCCGTGGGCGCGGCGGTGATCGGTGGGACGTCGCTGTTCGGCGGTCGGGGCAAGGTCATCCACGCGGTGATCGGCGGGCTGGTGCTCGCCGTGGTGGAGAACGGTCTCGGCCTGCTGCAGCAACCCGCCGCGGTGGTCAACATCGTCACCGGGCTGGTTCTCCTGCTGGCCGCGACGGTCGACGCGCTGTCCCGCAGGCGGGCGGCGGTGGCGGGCAGGTAGGGGAGGGCTGGTGAGCACACCGACGGCGGGCGCGCGGCCCGACGAGGTGCGCAGGCACAACCGCACCGCTCTGCTGCGCCGCCTGCACGTCGACGGGCCGAGCACCCGGGCCGAGCTGGCCACGGAACTGGGCCTCAACCGCAGCACGATCAAGGCGCTGGTCGACGGCCTGGCCGAGTCGGGGATCGTGCAGGAACGAGTGCCGCGGGCGCGGTCGGGGGCGGGCAGGCCCTCGCTGCTGGTGCTGCCGCAGCCGCAGGCCGCGGTGGTGCTCGCCGTCGACATCCGGGTCGAGCAGGTCGCCATCGCGCTGGTCGGGCTCGGCGGGGAGATGCTGGGCCGCAACCGGTGGAACCTGCACGGCCGCACCCGCGAACCCGACGAGGTGATCACCCACATCGTCGAGTCGACGAGGGTGCTGGCCGAGGAGTTGGACGTGAAGACCTTCGGTGTCGGCGTCTCGGTGCCCGGCGTGGTCCGCCGGTCCGACGGCTTCGTGCACGAGGCGCCCAACCTGCGCTGGCGCGACGTGCCGCTGGGCGACCGCCTCGGTGCCACGCTGGGTGTGCCGATCCGGGTCGGCAACGACGCCGAGATCGGCGCCCTGGCCGAGCACCTGCGCGGCGCGGCGCGGGGTTCCGAGGACGTCGTCTATGTCTCCGCCGACATCGGTGTCGGCGCGGGCGTGATCTCCGACGGCGCGGCGCTGCGGGGGACCGGCGGATACATCGGCGAACTCGGCCACATGGTGGTCAACCCGGCCGGGCGCGACTGCCACTGCGGCAGCCGCGGGTGCTGGGAGACCGAGGTGGGCGAGCTGGCCATGTGCCGCGCGCTGTCGCTGCCCGAGGGTTCTCCGCGCGGGGCCGTGGTGGCCGAATTGCGGGCACTGCGGCCAGGCGACGACACGCTTGCCGAGTTCCGGCGGTGGCTCACCATCGGCGTGATCAACATCGTCAACGCGTTCAGCCCGGAGCTGGTCGTGCTGGGCGACCTGTTCACCGCGTTGCCCCGAGACTTGGTCGACGCAGTCGGCTTGGAGGTGGGCAAGCGCAGCCTGGTGAGCCGCGCCATCGGCGGTACCCGCATCCTCCCGTCCACCCTCGGCGCGGACGGGAAACTGATCGGGGCCGCGGAACTGGCCTTCGAGCCGGTCCTGGGCACCGTCTGACGCGTCAGGTCGCCTCGGGAAAGAGAACGGGCGGCACCCTTGAGGGGTGCCGCCCGCTTGACGGATCAGGACGTGGGATCAGCCCTTCTGGAGCTCGGCCGCCAGCTCGCGCAGTCGCACCTCGTGCGCGCGGGCGTGGTGGCCGCAGAACAGTAGCTCTCCTCCGGAGGGAAGTACGGCGCGAACCTGTGCGGCGGCGCCGCAGCGGTCGCACCGATCGGCAGCGGTCAGCTCGGGGCGGGTGAGCGTCGTTGTCGTCATGGGAGTTCTCCCTCCGTCCCGGCACCGGATGGCCCGGCGCCCTCATCGGCCGTGAACCCGGTGGCTGGTGACTCCGCCGTGTTCACGATTCCTACTCTTACAGACGCGCGAGCGAATAGCAGTGTTCCCGCGCCCACATAGCAATCAGGTAACCCTGGATTAACCCGGTCGGCCTAGCCATTCGCCCCGAAATCGACTGGGAGCAGGGCATATCGATCAACGAGTCCATGGTCAAAACGCCCGGTCGCTGCCCCTTGTTCACCACGGGCGAACACGTCCACGACTCGGGAACGTGACGCCTGCCACATCCGATCGTCGCTCTGTGTAAAGAAAGACGCCGCCCGCGCCACGAAGGCACGAGCGGCGTCGTAAATCCCGTGGCTTACTCGAGATAGTCGCGCAGGACCTGCGAGCGCGACGGGTGGCGCAGCTTCGACATCGTCTTCGACTCGATCTGGCGGATGCGCTCACGCGTGACGCCGTAGACCTGGCCGATCTCGTCGAGGGTGCGCGGCTGGCCGTCGGTGAGGCCGAAGCGCAGCCGCACCACGCCCGCCTCGCGCTCGGACAGCGTGGCCAGCACCGACTGGAGCTGGTCCTGCAGCAGGGTGAACGACACCGCGTCCACGGCCACCACGGCCTCGGAGTCCTCGATGAAGTCGCCGAGCTGGCTGTCGCCCTCGTCGCCGATGGTCTGGTCGAGCGAGATGGGCTCCCGGGCGTACTGCTGGATCTCCAGCACCTTCTCCGGGGTGATGTCCATTTCCTTGGCCAGCTCCTCCGGGGTGGGCTCGCGGCCCAGGTCCTGGAGCAGCTCACGCTGGATGCGGCCGAGCTTGTTGATGACCTCGACCATGTGCACCGGGATGCGGATGGTGCGGGCCTGGTCGGCCATCGCGCGGGTGATCGCCTGGCGGATCCACCACGTCGCGTACGTGGAGAACTTGTAGCCCTTGGTGTAGTCGAACTTCTCCACCGCGCGGATCAAACCCAGGTTGCCCTCCTGGATCAGGTCGAGGAAGGCCATGCCGCGGCCGGTGTAGCGCTTGGCCAGCGACACCACGAGGCGCAGGTTGGCCTCCAGCAGGTGGTTCTTGGCCCGCTCACCGTCGCGCACGATCCACCGCAGGTCGCGGCGCATCTGCGGCTGCAGCTTCTCGGACTCGTCCTCGGACTTGCGCACCCGCTCCGCGGCGTAGAGGCCCGCCTCGATCCGTTTGGCGAGTTCGACCTCCTCCTCCGCGTTCAGCAGGGCGACCTTGCCGATCTGCTTGAGGTAGGCGCGCACCGAGTCGGCGGAGGCGGTGAGTTCGGCGTCCTTGCGGGCCTGGCGCAGCGCCTCGGACTCTTCTTCGTCCCAGACGAAGTCGCCGTCCTTGCCCGCTTCCTTCGGGTCCTTCTCCTCGGGCTCCTCGACCGGCTCCTCGACCGGCTCGACCTCGACCTCTTCCAGGTCGGACAGGTCGGGGTTCTCCGAGTCCTCCGGCTCTTCGCCCTCGGGACCCTCGCCCGCCTTCTTCGGGGCGGCCTTGGCCGCGGGGGCCTTCTTGGGCGCGCGCGCGGTCTTGGCGCCCGCCGCCTTCTTGGCCGTCGTCTTGGTCCCGGTGGCGGTCAGGTCTTCTTCCGACGGCTCGCCGGTGGCCGTCTTCGCGGCGCTCGCCGACGTGGTGGAGCGTCGGGTTGCGGTTCGTGCGGCTGCCACGTACGCCCTTTCACAACTGTCCATCACGGCGGCGCCCGAGGGGAAAACGTCTGGTCGCCGCCGGAGTTCGGGGGAGTGCCCTGCGGCTGCTGAGCCAGGGGCGTGTTCCATTGTAGCGACGTGCGGCGTTTCGTCGGGACACGCCAAGCCGGAAAGTCGCCGGGGTCGACCCCTCAGCCGTCCGCGGCGGCCACCGCGGCTCCCACGATGCCCGCGTCATTGCGCAGCTCAGCGGCCACGATCTTGGTCCGGACGTCGAGCAGCGGCAGCCACTTGTCCGCCTTCTTGCTGACTCCGCCGCCGACGATGATCAGGTCCGGCCAGATCAGGTTCTCCAGGCTGGTGATGTAGCGGGTGACCCGGTGGGCCCACTCGCCCCAGGAGAGGTTCTCCTCTTCCTTGATCGAGGCCGCGGCCCGGGTCTCGGCGTCGTGGCCGTCGACCTCCAGGTGGCCGAACTCGGTGTTGGGCACGAGTTCGCCGTCGAGGAACAGGGCACTGCCGATGCCGGTGCCGAAGGTCAGCAGCACGACCACGCCGTCGCGGTCGCCCGGCCAGCCGTAGCGGATCTCGGCCACCCCGGCGGCGTCGGCGTCGTTGAGCACGACCACCTCCCGCTCCAAGCGCTTGCCGAACAGGGCGGCGGCGTCGGTGTCCAGCCACGACTTGTCGATGTTGGCCGCGGTGTGCGCGACGCCCTTCTTGACCACCGCGGGCAGCGTCACCCCGACCGGTCCGTCCCAGCCGAACTTGCCGACGATCTCGGCGACGACGTCGGCGACCGCGTCCGGGGTGGACGGGTTCGGGGTGGGGATGCGTAGGCGTTCGCCGTCCAACCTGCCCGTGACCAGGTCCACCACGCCGCCCTTGATGCCGGAGCCGCCGATGTCCACGCCGAAGCCAGTCGCGCCCATGCCGGACCTTCCTACTCGATTCAGAACCATTGCCGCAGACATTAGCCGCCGCCGTCCGCTTGTGGTCGGATAGTGGTGTGAGCCATTCCAACAGCGACCTGCTGAAGATCGCCGTGACAGTCGCGACCGAGGCGGGCGACCTCGTGCGCACCGAGCGGTCCAAGGCCATCCAGGACGTCGACACCAAGTCCACCGCCACCGACGTCGTCACCGCCGCGGACAAAGCGGCCGAGGTACTGATTCGCGACCGGCTGGCCGACCTGCGCCCGGACGACGCGGTGCTCGGCGAGGAGGAGGGCGGTGCCGTGGGGGCCGGGGTGACCTGGGTGGTCGACCCGATCGACGGCACGGTCAACTACCTCTACGGCTACCCCTGGTACTGCGTGTCCGTCGCCGCCCAGGTCGACGGGGTCTCGGTGGCGGGCACGGTGATCGAACCGGTCAGCGGTCGGCAGTGGACCGCGGTGCGCGGCGGGGGAGCGTTCCTCGACGGCCTGCCGCTGTCGGTGTCGCGGCCGGAGTCGGTGGAGCTGTCGCTGGTGGCCACCGGGTTCGCCTACTCGCGGGAGCGTCGGATCGCGCAGGCAGCGGTGGCGGCGCGGGTGGCGGGTCGGGTTCGTGACATCCGCCGGTCAGGGTCGTCGGCGTTGGACCTTTGCTCGGTGGCCGCGGGGTGGGTTGACGCTTACTACGAGCGCGGGCTGTCCGCATGGGACTGGGCGGCGGGAGCGTTGATCGCCGCCGAAGCAGGCGCTGTGGTCACTCTTCCCGGCGCCGCGCCGGAACTGGGCACGGACACGATGTTCGCCGCTTCGCCGTCGATTGTGGATGGGCTGCGTCAGGTGTTGGTTGAGGAAGGTGTGGGCGGGGACTATTAGGGCGTGCTGCGGCGCCTGTTTGGGTGGTTCGCCTTGATTTGGGGCCCCTCGAATGGGCCTGCGCGGGCTAAAAAGGTGGGCGAGGTGAAGCCCACCCGCGCCGAAAGTTTAGGCCCATTCACCCCAAATCAAGGCGAACCACCCAAACAGGCCGTTCTGCTGGGCCCGTTGCGTTTGTGCTGGTGGAGGCCTTCTAACAGCGGATGTCCAGGGCTGTGGTGATCAGTTCTGATGGGATCGGGGCTGCGCTTGAGCCGTCCGAGAGCAGGCCGCCTTGGTCTGGGTTGGACTGTGCCCATTCGGCCAGGAGGTCCAATATCCGACGGGCTTCCGGGCGAGGCTTGAGGTGGTCGAACAGCTTGCCCACGGCCAAGTCGACCGTCGCGTCCTGCCTGTCGTCCTTCACCAGTTCCGCGCACGGCTCCAGCAGGTTCAGCGTGCGGGCCACGGCCATCCCCTGCTGGCCGAAGCGGATCTGGGTCCGGCATGACAGCGAACCCTCGGGATAGAGCGTGTCGTCCCCGGGGGCGGCGATCTGGGTGAAGCCGAGTTCGCGCAGCGTCTCGGTGACCGTGGTGGCCTGGCGTCGGGTTCCGCTGGCGTTGAGGACGCGGACCAGAGCGGTGGCCGCGGGCGCGGGCGAGGTGCGGTCCAGGCTGGTGCGGTCCATCGGTTGACCGACCAGCGGAGCGGGAACGCCCTCCACCGGAACCCCAGCGGGCGGCGGGTTGCAGCTCATCGTGCGCGAGCCCGCCTCGTCGGTCTTGATCACCTGGAGCCAGACGACGCCCGCGGCAACGCCTAGCAGCACGATCAGGATGAGCGCCGGGAGCGGGCGACGCTTTCGATACCCGCTCGGACGCCCACCCCGCGTCAGGTTCCCGGCCGGCACGAGCGGGTCCTCTCTACGGACTTCATGCCCTACCCCCGCAGGCATTCGGAGTGAGCGTGACTCACTCGACAGTCGATGGTGATCAGCCTATTCGGTTTGGCGGATTCCGCAGCCCGACACCCCCGTCGTGTCCGGACCGCAACCCTGGGTTCGAGCTTCGCATCCGGGCGGCCGACGCGCCCGAAACACCCCCAGACGGGTGATGCGGTGCGGGACGGGCCGTAGATGAGCTACCCTCTGCCCGCTCCGGTCGCCGAAGACGTCCAGCCGAATCGATTCCGATGGCTGCCTGACCCTGACGCGACCGGCGAGACCTCCGTCACTCGATTGGCGGGCACAAACCGGGGCGCTGGAACGTTGACCAGCGGCACGACCCACATCCTGATGGACCGCAGGGGTGAAAGACGATGGCTACCGACTACGACGCACCACGCCGCAGCGAGGCGGACGATCTCGCGGAGGACTCCCTAGAGGAACTCAAGGCGCGACGGAACGAAACCCAGTCCGGCGTCGTCGATGTCGACGAGACGGACACGGCGGAGAGCTTCGAGCTGCCCGGCGCCGACTTGTCGGCGTTGTCCGGCGAGGACCTCACCGTCCGCGTGGTGCCCAAGCAAGCAGACGAGTTCACCTGCTCGAAGTGCTTCCTTGTGCATCACCGCAGCCGACTCGCCGAGGACAACAACGGCGTTTTCGTCTGCCGGGACTGCGCGTAAGCCCACGACGCGCGGCCCCCGGCAGGGGCTGACCACACCGACGACAAAACAGCCGGGCACCCGATGGGGTGCCCGGCTGTCGTCGTGCGTCAGTCCTGGCGCAGGGCGGCGACCAGCGCGGCGGGCTTGCGCGTGCTGAACACCCAGTACGGCGTCGGGTCGGCCGGGTCGGTGATCTGGACCCGCACCAGCGGCCCGACCCAGCCCCGGTGCAGCATGAACGCCGCCGGGTCCAGGCTCCGGCCGAGCACCTTGCGCTTGTCGCCCGCGCCGAAGGTCTCGACGGTGCCGAGGAACTCCAGCGGCACGTGCGCGTCGCCGACCTTCAGTTCGCCGTCCTCCACCGTGACCTTGGTGCGCCCGGAGCGCACGATCAGCAGCAGCGTCATGGGCAGGAGCACGACATAGGGCAGCCACGAGCGCACGCCCGGATAGCCCATGTGGATCTCGGCGGCGAGCAGCCCGGCCGCCAGCAACGGCAGTGGCCACCAGTACCACGTCACGTACAGCCGCTCCGCGAACTGTTGGCCGGTGGTCGTCGAAGGGGCCGTGCCTGAGCTGTCTGTCACCACCTCAGGGTAGTCTCGCCGCTCGTGTCCAGCGTGGAGGTCCTGCTCACCCGGTTGGATCCGGACGTGCCCCTGCCGTCGTACGCCCGCCCGGGTGACGCGGGGGCCGACCTGGTGACCACCGTGGACGTCATCATTCCGCCGGGCCGCCGGGTGACCGTCGGCACGGGGATCGCGATCGCTCTGCCCGTGGGCTACGCCGGGTTCGTCCATCCGCGTTCGGGTCTGGCGGCCAAGTCGGGGCTGAGCGTGGTCAACTCTCCTGGCACGATCGATTCGGGGTACCGCGGCGAGATCAAAGTCTGTTTGATCAACCACGACCTGACCGCACCGATCAGCCTGCGCCGCGGCGACCGCGTCGCACAGCTGGTGGTGCAGCGGGTCGAGCACGCGGTGTTCCGCGAGGTGGACGACCTGGGGGAGTCCCAGCGCGGCACCGGCGGATACGGGTCGACCGGGGGGCACGAGGTGCTCACCGGCTCGGCGGGGACGGAGGACTAGGTGGCACTGTTCGGAAAGCGCAAGCGCAAGGACGAGGAACCGCGCGTCGAGGAGGTCGAGTCACCGGACTTCGACGAACTCGACGACGTCGACCAGGTCGACCGCGCTGACGGCCCCTACGACGAGTCCGAGGCGCCGGACGACGAGTCCCCCCGCCTCGACCTCGGCTCGCTGCGGATCCCGGTCCCCGACGGCGCCCAGCTGCAGGTGGAGATGGACCCGGCTGGCCCGGTGCGCGCGGTGCACGTGCTCACCCCCATCGGCCAGCTCACCCTCAACGCCTACGCCGCCCCCCGCTCCGGCGGCCTCTGGCGCGAAGTTTGCGGCGAACTCGCCGAACAACTCCGCACCGACGGCGCCTCGGTCCGCAGCCAGACCGGCGAGTGGGGCCAGGAACTGTCGGCTTCCCTGAACGAGGTCGCCCTGCGCTTCGTCGGCGTCGACGGCCCCCGCTGGATGCTGCGCGGCGTCGTGGCAGGCCCCCCGGAACTCGCCGACACCAGCACCGAGGCCTTGCGGGCGATGCTCCGCAACACGATCGTCGTACGCGGCACCCAGCCGATGCCGGTGCGCACCCCCCTGCAGATCGACCTGCCGCAAGCCATCGCCGAACACATCGCCCAAGCTGACCAGCAGCAGGCATAACTCCGTTGGGCTGTCGTGTTCGGCCCGTTGCGCTCTGTGGGTGGGCGGGACCGGAAACCACTAGCCGACCACCACTAGGCTGATCGTGTGCGCCCGCCTCTGATCCTGCTAGACGGTGTCCGCTGGCAGGGCACACCTGTGGTCGGTGAGCGCTCGCAGACGTTGTTAGCCGAACTGGTCCGCCATTCCCGCGACGGGGTGAGCGACGAAAGGCTGGTGGCCGAGCTGTGGCCCGACGCATTGCCGTCGCACCCCACCAAAGCGCTCCAAGTCGTGGTCTCCCGAACCAGAGCGGCCACCGACACCCACGTGATCACCAGGTCCTCCAACGGCTACCGCCTCGGCATAGCCCCCGACCAGGTCGACGCACTGAAACTCGCCATCGCCGTCCAGCAGGCCCGCGCCAGGCTCGCGGCCGGTGACGCCCCCGGAGCGAGATCAGCCGCCGAGGAAGCGGTCGAGCTGGGACGCACCATCGCTGTCTCCACCGACGAAGGCGCCCTGGGCGACCTGCTGGCCGCCGCTCTTGCTCAGGCCGACGAAGCCCGCGACCTGCTCGGCCTGGCGCTGAGTCGAGTCGGCGAGCACGAGCGCGCCCTGCCGATGCTGGCCGCCGCCGTGGTCAAGCGTCCGGCCGACGAGGATCTGCTGGCGTGCCTGCTGCGCAGCGAGAGCGCCGTGCACGGCCCCTCGGCGGCGCTGCGGCACTTCGAGGACTACCGGGCGCGGCTGGCCGACACCCTGGGCACCGACCCCGGCGAGTCGCTGCGCAGGCTGCACTCCGAGTTGCTCGCCAAGGACCGACCGGTCCGCCAGGGGCTGCTGTTCGACCACACCGAGCTCGTCGGCCGCGACGCCGACATCGCCGCCATGCGCGCGCTGGTCCGCTCCGCCAGGGTCACCTCCATCGTCGGCGCGGGCGGGCTGGGCAAGACCCGCTTGGCGCACGTGCTGGGCCGCGAGGCCGACCAGCCGGTGGTGCACTTCGTGGAGCTGGTCGGCGTGGTGGCCGCCGAGGACGTCGTCGGCGAGGTCGGCTCGGCGCTGGGCGTGCGCGACTCGCTGGCCGGTCGGCGGGCGCTGACCCCGGTGCAACGGGCCGACGTGCGCGCTCGGATCGCCCAGCAGCTCGACCAGTCGCCCGCCCTGCTGATCCTGGACAACTGCGAGCACGTGGTCGACGCGGTGGCCGACCTGGTCGCCTTCCTCGTCTCCGCCGACCGCGACCTGCGCGTGGTGACCACCACCCGGGCCCCGCTCAACATCTCCGCCGAGCGGGTCTACCCGCTGGGCCAGCTCGGGACCGGCGACGCGGTGGAGCTGTTCGGCAGGCGCGCGCAGGCCGCCCGGCCCGATGTGGCCCTGGACGAGGCTGTGGTCGCCGACATCGTCACCCGGCTCGACGGGCTGCCGCTGGCCATCGAGCTGGCCGCGGCCCGGGTCCGGGCGATGTCGGTGGAAGACATCGCCCGCAGGCTGGAGGACCGTTTCGCGCTGCTGCGGGGCGGCGACCGCACGGCGCCCGACCGGCACCAGACGCTGCTTGCGGTCATCGACTGGTCCTGGAACCTGCTGGCCGAGCGCGAGCGGCGCGGCCTGCGGTGGCTGTCGGTCTTCCACGACGGATTCACCCTGGCCGCCGCCGAGCAGCTCATCGGACCGGCCGCGATCGACGCGGTCGAGTCGCTGGTGGACCAATCCCTGCTGAGCGTGTTCGAGTCCGCGGGCCGGGTCCGCTACCGGATGCTGGAGACCGTCCGCGAGTTCGGCCGCGACCGGCTCGCCGACGCGGGGGAGACCGAGCAGGCCAGGTCGGCGCACTGGTCGTGGGCGTGCCGGTTCGCCCGGTCGGCGGGCGACTCCCTGTTCACCCCGGCCCAGTTCGAGCTGATGGACGAGGTCCTGCTGGAGGAGACCAACCTCGCCGACGTGCTGCGCCAAGCGCTCGCCGCGTCCGATGTGGACACAGTGATCGTGGTGTTCGCCGCGCTGGGGCCGTTCTGGATGGTGCGTGGTGAGCACCCCAGGGTGATCGTGCTCGCCGAGGCACTCGACCAGGCCATCCTCGGGTGGACGCCCACGGAGGACATCGCCGACCACGCTCGCACCTGCATGGCCGTGCTGATCAGCAACGCCGCCGCGCTGCAGGGCGCCGACTCGGCGGCGGCCACCGCGCTGCTGCGCGAACTCGGCCCCGGCACGGCGTCGCCGGTCATCGCCGCGCACGTGTCGGTGGTGCTGTCGCTCGACCACGCCGACCCCGACGGCAGCACCGCCGAGCTGGCGGCGCTGTGCGACCACCCGGACCGGCGCACGGCGTGCCTGGCGCTGCAGTGGTACGCCCACGCGCTGGAGAACCAGGGCGATCCCGAGGGCGCGCTCGAACACGCCACCCGCGCGCTGGCCCTGGCCCGCGACGAGGAAGGCCCATGGCACCGGGCGATGCTGCACACCCAGGTCGCCGACCTGTACGGACAACTCGGGCTGCTGGAGGACGCGCGACCGCACGCCATCGCCGCGCTCCCGGTCCTGGACCGGCTACGCGCCTTCGACGACGCGTGCCAGCTGCGTGCGTTGCTCGCGGTCGTGGCGATGAGCGCGGGCAGGCTGACCGAGGCACAGGACTGGATCGAGCAGATCGACGCCGCCGATGGCTCCCATGGGGGCTTCGGCGGCGACTTGGTGCGTACCGTCGCCGAGGCGGAGATGGCGCTGGTGCGGGGCGACCACGCCGAGGGGTTGCGGGCCTACCGCGATGTCGTCGCGCAGATGCGCGAGCTGCGCTTTCCCGGATTCGGCGAGCCGACCGGCTTCGAGCCGTGGACCCTGTTCGGCGAGGCCGCCGCGCTCGGCGCGCACGCCCAGTTCGGCAAGGGAACCGAGGGCGCGGAGCTGTACACCGTGCTGAGCGCCAAGGTCGAGGGCGTCCTGGACCCGACTCGGCCGAACCTGGACCACCCGGTCATCGGCATCGTCCTCGTCGGGCTCGCGGTTTGGGGGTTGCAGCGCGACACGCTGCCCGCGTCGGAGGCGGCCCGGCTGCTCGCGCTGGCCGACCGGTTCGGCTACAACCGGGCCTATCCGACGATGGCCTGGCAGGCAGTGACCGCCCCCGCCGAGGCGAAGGCGGCAGGCGAGGTCGCGCGGTGGCTGGCCGAGTACGGCGACCGCCGCGGGCCTCAGCTGCTCGATGAGGCCCGCGCGGTCGTCGACAGCCTCTTCGGCTAGCCACTAGAGCTGCTACATCCGGCGGCGGAAGCTGCGCACCGACAGCGGCGCGAACACCGCGACCAGCGCTGCGCAGCCCAGCAGCGCCCAGCCGACCTCAGCGGTGACGGTGCCGGTGTTGGCCAGGTCGCGGATCGCCGACACCACATGCGAGACCGGGTTGACCCGGACGAACGCGGCCAGCCAGCCCGGCAGCGACTCGGTCGGCACGAACGCGTTCGACATGAAGGTCAGCGGGAACAT from Alloactinosynnema sp. L-07 includes:
- a CDS encoding ROK family protein, translated to MSTPTAGARPDEVRRHNRTALLRRLHVDGPSTRAELATELGLNRSTIKALVDGLAESGIVQERVPRARSGAGRPSLLVLPQPQAAVVLAVDIRVEQVAIALVGLGGEMLGRNRWNLHGRTREPDEVITHIVESTRVLAEELDVKTFGVGVSVPGVVRRSDGFVHEAPNLRWRDVPLGDRLGATLGVPIRVGNDAEIGALAEHLRGAARGSEDVVYVSADIGVGAGVISDGAALRGTGGYIGELGHMVVNPAGRDCHCGSRGCWETEVGELAMCRALSLPEGSPRGAVVAELRALRPGDDTLAEFRRWLTIGVINIVNAFSPELVVLGDLFTALPRDLVDAVGLEVGKRSLVSRAIGGTRILPSTLGADGKLIGAAELAFEPVLGTV
- a CDS encoding RNA polymerase sigma factor translates to MAAARTATRRSTTSASAAKTATGEPSEEDLTATGTKTTAKKAAGAKTARAPKKAPAAKAAPKKAGEGPEGEEPEDSENPDLSDLEEVEVEPVEEPVEEPEEKDPKEAGKDGDFVWDEEESEALRQARKDAELTASADSVRAYLKQIGKVALLNAEEEVELAKRIEAGLYAAERVRKSEDESEKLQPQMRRDLRWIVRDGERAKNHLLEANLRLVVSLAKRYTGRGMAFLDLIQEGNLGLIRAVEKFDYTKGYKFSTYATWWIRQAITRAMADQARTIRIPVHMVEVINKLGRIQRELLQDLGREPTPEELAKEMDITPEKVLEIQQYAREPISLDQTIGDEGDSQLGDFIEDSEAVVAVDAVSFTLLQDQLQSVLATLSEREAGVVRLRFGLTDGQPRTLDEIGQVYGVTRERIRQIESKTMSKLRHPSRSQVLRDYLE
- the ppgK gene encoding polyphosphate--glucose phosphotransferase, whose translation is MGATGFGVDIGGSGIKGGVVDLVTGRLDGERLRIPTPNPSTPDAVADVVAEIVGKFGWDGPVGVTLPAVVKKGVAHTAANIDKSWLDTDAAALFGKRLEREVVVLNDADAAGVAEIRYGWPGDRDGVVVLLTFGTGIGSALFLDGELVPNTEFGHLEVDGHDAETRAAASIKEEENLSWGEWAHRVTRYITSLENLIWPDLIIVGGGVSKKADKWLPLLDVRTKIVAAELRNDAGIVGAAVAAADG
- a CDS encoding inositol monophosphatase family protein — protein: MSHSNSDLLKIAVTVATEAGDLVRTERSKAIQDVDTKSTATDVVTAADKAAEVLIRDRLADLRPDDAVLGEEEGGAVGAGVTWVVDPIDGTVNYLYGYPWYCVSVAAQVDGVSVAGTVIEPVSGRQWTAVRGGGAFLDGLPLSVSRPESVELSLVATGFAYSRERRIAQAAVAARVAGRVRDIRRSGSSALDLCSVAAGWVDAYYERGLSAWDWAAGALIAAEAGAVVTLPGAAPELGTDTMFAASPSIVDGLRQVLVEEGVGGDY
- the cei gene encoding envelope integrity protein Cei codes for the protein MPAGVGHEVRREDPLVPAGNLTRGGRPSGYRKRRPLPALILIVLLGVAAGVVWLQVIKTDEAGSRTMSCNPPPAGVPVEGVPAPLVGQPMDRTSLDRTSPAPAATALVRVLNASGTRRQATTVTETLRELGFTQIAAPGDDTLYPEGSLSCRTQIRFGQQGMAVARTLNLLEPCAELVKDDRQDATVDLAVGKLFDHLKPRPEARRILDLLAEWAQSNPDQGGLLSDGSSAAPIPSELITTALDIRC
- a CDS encoding DUF4193 domain-containing protein, which translates into the protein MATDYDAPRRSEADDLAEDSLEELKARRNETQSGVVDVDETDTAESFELPGADLSALSGEDLTVRVVPKQADEFTCSKCFLVHHRSRLAEDNNGVFVCRDCA
- a CDS encoding DUF3093 domain-containing protein, with the protein product MTDSSGTAPSTTTGQQFAERLYVTWYWWPLPLLAAGLLAAEIHMGYPGVRSWLPYVVLLPMTLLLIVRSGRTKVTVEDGELKVGDAHVPLEFLGTVETFGAGDKRKVLGRSLDPAAFMLHRGWVGPLVRVQITDPADPTPYWVFSTRKPAALVAALRQD
- the dut gene encoding dUTP diphosphatase, with protein sequence MSSVEVLLTRLDPDVPLPSYARPGDAGADLVTTVDVIIPPGRRVTVGTGIAIALPVGYAGFVHPRSGLAAKSGLSVVNSPGTIDSGYRGEIKVCLINHDLTAPISLRRGDRVAQLVVQRVEHAVFREVDDLGESQRGTGGYGSTGGHEVLTGSAGTED
- a CDS encoding DUF3710 domain-containing protein → MALFGKRKRKDEEPRVEEVESPDFDELDDVDQVDRADGPYDESEAPDDESPRLDLGSLRIPVPDGAQLQVEMDPAGPVRAVHVLTPIGQLTLNAYAAPRSGGLWREVCGELAEQLRTDGASVRSQTGEWGQELSASLNEVALRFVGVDGPRWMLRGVVAGPPELADTSTEALRAMLRNTIVVRGTQPMPVRTPLQIDLPQAIAEHIAQADQQQA
- a CDS encoding BTAD domain-containing putative transcriptional regulator, whose amino-acid sequence is MRPPLILLDGVRWQGTPVVGERSQTLLAELVRHSRDGVSDERLVAELWPDALPSHPTKALQVVVSRTRAATDTHVITRSSNGYRLGIAPDQVDALKLAIAVQQARARLAAGDAPGARSAAEEAVELGRTIAVSTDEGALGDLLAAALAQADEARDLLGLALSRVGEHERALPMLAAAVVKRPADEDLLACLLRSESAVHGPSAALRHFEDYRARLADTLGTDPGESLRRLHSELLAKDRPVRQGLLFDHTELVGRDADIAAMRALVRSARVTSIVGAGGLGKTRLAHVLGREADQPVVHFVELVGVVAAEDVVGEVGSALGVRDSLAGRRALTPVQRADVRARIAQQLDQSPALLILDNCEHVVDAVADLVAFLVSADRDLRVVTTTRAPLNISAERVYPLGQLGTGDAVELFGRRAQAARPDVALDEAVVADIVTRLDGLPLAIELAAARVRAMSVEDIARRLEDRFALLRGGDRTAPDRHQTLLAVIDWSWNLLAERERRGLRWLSVFHDGFTLAAAEQLIGPAAIDAVESLVDQSLLSVFESAGRVRYRMLETVREFGRDRLADAGETEQARSAHWSWACRFARSAGDSLFTPAQFELMDEVLLEETNLADVLRQALAASDVDTVIVVFAALGPFWMVRGEHPRVIVLAEALDQAILGWTPTEDIADHARTCMAVLISNAAALQGADSAAATALLRELGPGTASPVIAAHVSVVLSLDHADPDGSTAELAALCDHPDRRTACLALQWYAHALENQGDPEGALEHATRALALARDEEGPWHRAMLHTQVADLYGQLGLLEDARPHAIAALPVLDRLRAFDDACQLRALLAVVAMSAGRLTEAQDWIEQIDAADGSHGGFGGDLVRTVAEAEMALVRGDHAEGLRAYRDVVAQMRELRFPGFGEPTGFEPWTLFGEAAALGAHAQFGKGTEGAELYTVLSAKVEGVLDPTRPNLDHPVIGIVLVGLAVWGLQRDTLPASEAARLLALADRFGYNRAYPTMAWQAVTAPAEAKAAGEVARWLAEYGDRRGPQLLDEARAVVDSLFG